The following proteins come from a genomic window of Hydractinia symbiolongicarpus strain clone_291-10 chromosome 2, HSymV2.1, whole genome shotgun sequence:
- the LOC130629335 gene encoding discoidin domain-containing receptor tyrosine kinase B-like, whose amino-acid sequence MFILMLVCSMLGLSEAGFYFYKIHQGDRYMNYSWTDTEYTNPPKSNSDILNRGTGCLFSGKNRQHSNPFTSKCWIGWTKKRHSNPFILIALDRVSRIESITLLTYVNQSMGAGPIKNITVKASKRLRRLQLVGHVCTPRSAYLKEPKHYEFHIGLKNLTARFIKLDLQYSLNWILIRYLVVKKTGDSANTIRAKKELELTNSSSRCNLSIHAEMYLNDNDRMAFVIVAAVVGMVICCVLSLLTYYCRKRLRRLLTNQPKKSTFFFDNEFVNIVTPENFPDKNENNDAYSCERTRRNNNEPSKLAVKDELKVPLSPTLTNIPEQEYSSFTEKDVYVNDFKTRTISRSSTKSKRFRYSRKSRRLTKKRRESYNSVMSSSLYSEYAVPCRIRRKKYKVISRDKLIFREQIGVGQFGEVHIAEAIGLDDIYNNNSIRRMRAGDTTYVAVKTLKALDKNIETEFMKEVNVISQLTHENVVRLLGVCTEAPLLMVVEYMQNGDLNQFLKQHFPVISSSEISSYDANVLHPDALLYMIEQIASGMRYLHSKGFIHRDLATRNCLVGPAYKVKIADFGMSRYLHSKQYYRVEGQVVLPIRWMAPESILYGTFTKQTDIWSFGVMLWEILTFARDAPYARLEDSDVICNAYKSVQKPKDRFPMLHQPEHCPDDIYDLMISCWDLNAGKRPSFSYLYKYFHEQWDSEEIEI is encoded by the exons atgtttattttaatgttGGTATGTTCCATGTTGGGATTAAGCGAAG CTGGTTTTTACTTCTACAAAATCCATCAAGGAGATCGATATATGAACTATTCATGGACCGACACTGAGTACACCAATCCACCAAAGTCTAACTCAGACATTTTAAATCGTGGTACTGGTTGTTTATTTTCTGGAAAAAATCGTCAACATTCAAATCCGTTTACCTCGAAATGTTGGATTGGATGGACAAAAAAGCGACACTCAAACCCATTTATTTTAATAGCTTTAGATCGAGTCAGCCGGATCGAATCGATTACGTTATTAACATATGTCAATCAAAGTATGGGTGCTGGgccaattaaaaatataactgtGAAAGCAAGCAAAAGGTTAAGGCGCTTGCAGTTGGTTGGTCATGTTTGTACACCAAGGTCCGCATATTTAAAGGAACCAAAACATTACGAGTTTCATATTGGATTAAAAAATTTGACTGCTAGATTTATAAAACTTGACTTACAATATTCTCTGAATTGGATCTTGATACGATATTTAGTTGTAAAGAAAACAG GAGACAGCGCAAACACGATAAGAGCAAAGAAAGAACTCGAACTTACAAATTCATCATCACGGTGTAATTTATCCATACATGCAG AGATGTATCTGAATGACAACGACAGAATGGCTTTTGTTATTGTGGCAGCTGTTGTTGGCATGGTAATCTGTTGCGTTTTGTCGTTATTGACATATTATTGTCGTAAACGTCTGAGGCGTTTATTGACGAATCAACctaaaaaatcaacatttttcttCGACAATGAGTTCGTTAATATAGTAACGCCGGAAAATTTTCccgacaaaaatgaaaataacgaCGCATATTCGTGTGAGCGTACAAGAAGAAACAACAACGAAC CGTCAAAGTTAGCTGTCAAAGATGAATTAAAGGTACCACTTTCTCCAACACTAACGAACATACCTGAACAGGAATATAGCAGTTTCACTGAAAAGGACGTATatgtaaatgattttaaaacGAGAACAATTAGCAGATCTTCTACCAAGTCGAAACGCTTCAGATATTCACGAAAATCTCGACGGCTCACAAAGAAACGTCGTGAGTCGTATAATAGCGTTATGTCGTCTAGTTTATATTCAGAGTACGCCGTGCCGTGTCGGATTAGAAGAAAGAAATATAAAGTGATCAGTAGAGATAAATTGATATTCAGGGAACAGATCGGTGTCGGACAATTCGGAGAGGTCCATATTGCCGAAGCAATCGGATTGGATGATATTTATAATAACAACAGTATTAGGCGCATGCGTGCAGGCGATACCACATACGTTGCCGTGAAGACATTAAAAGCTCTGGATAAAAATATTGAGACAGAGTTTATGAAAGAAGTGAATGTAATATCCCAACTAACACACGAGAATGTTGTGCGGTTGCTAGGGGTGTGCACAGAGGCTCCGCTCTTGATGGTAGTCGAGTATATGCAAAATGGCGATTTAAACCAGTTTCTAAAACAACACTTTCCTGTGATCTCTTCTAGCGAAATTTCTTCTTACGATGCCAATGTATTACACCCGGACGCTTTGCTTTACATGATTGAACAAATTGCTTCTGGGATGAGGTATTTGCACTCAAAAGGTTTTATACATCGAGACTTAGCCACAAGAAATTGTCTTGTTGGACCAGCTTATAAAGTAAAAATAGCTGATTTTGGAATGAGTCGATATTTACACTCAAAGCAATATTATAGAGTTGAAGGGCAAGTTGTTTTGCCTATTCGTTGGATGGCACCAGAATCTATACTTTATG GTACCTTCACAAAACAAACAGACATTTGGAGTTTTGGTGTCATGTTATGGGAAATCCTCACTTTTGCAAGAGATGCTCCTTACGCGCGGTTAGAAGATAGTGATGTAATATGCAATGCTTATAAATCAGTTCAAAAACCGAAAGATAGATTCCCGATGCTTCATCAGCCGGAACACTGTCCAGATGATATATATGACTTGATGATAAGTTGCTGGGATTTAAACGCAGGGAAAAGACCCTCGTTTTCAtatttgtataaatattttcacGAGCAGTGGGATAGCGAAGAAATCGAAATTTAG